tatttatttaaaattttagttagaattaaagatgaaatcattatttaataaaaaatttaaaaaattaaaattttattacgttTTTTCCTCTCagtttgaaaactcaaaattctccctcatatgaaatttaaaaaattaatattttttttatagggtTTGCAAATAGTCTTTGATTACATTGATTCTCTCTCCGGGTTTAAATCTCTTTGTCGATCACATTCCAACCATTTACAAAagttattttcttcaataaaaacaaaattatcgtTGTTAGAGTGTCTTCGTCTGACATAAAGATAACCATCGGAGGTCTTAGACAAAGATGATATTGCCGTTTGAGATCTCTAACAGTCGTCTCTATTTgagataaagataatttaagaaaaacaatttcatcctatatatattaaaaattaattttttaatataaataattaatattaccaAATTATAGGTGGacatttaactttttaaagttaatcgatgaatgtttatcattttactaaactttgggtgggaataagtcttttggcctatataattttacaatacTTTCATATACATCATTTAcgtatataaacaatatattattatacgattgaattattttgaattataaataaaataatagttaataatataataatatttttttgtatatacaaattatatataacaaattgtataacataattttatgatacatttatatattcatattatttgttcGTGTTTTACCTGCGTTTCTCTCACATAGATTGGCAGATATAAATTTGTCAATTATCATCGGTAGATCACTGCTTCTTACTCTGTTGTAAACATGgttgacaaaataataaacagtataacattattttattgtctCATATTATAAGTTGAATTcgattcaaacaaatttaaaataaatttaatttaagtgagcataaattcaaatttaaaaatttaatatttttgaatttaagttttaagGATACTcatcatatcaaatttataaatataaaaaatttaatataaaaaatattattttgatcagtatatattaaaataatatatattattaataaacttaatttaaaacttaatttaaacttaaacttaattttaattttattaacatgaggggaatttgaagttttttggaaataaattgcaattcaaactcaaatttaacttgtATAAATCAACCCATATCTTCCTGCATAGAATTTGCTATAAATTTGACATCCAGCACAGCTTTTTTCATAGTCGTTTCGTTGACCGCATCCATATATACAGTTTGTTGAAACATGTTGGTGTAATTGCCTGCTGTCCCCGTCTGACCCAATTCAtcagaaaataataaaagccTGGAATATTCTTTTGCCTTCTGTGAACCCATTTACAATTTGCGGATTTTAGATGTTTAAATGGGTCAGTCTCTAAAATTTTGCCggtagaagaaaaataatttaagggCTGTTTGGCCgaaggatttaaaaattattttgataatttattatttattatttagtttattaataataaaatattataataatattttattattaatgttgacATGATATATAATATTGGTGATAATACCTTTATCTTaactattaaaagattattaaagtaatcgtgattttattattattatattattatttattaattttttaagataaaaataaatatatttttaattaaaatgataaataatataaaaatatttaaaaataataatatttaaagatatttaagtaaaataatttatttagtatttttttactacctttaatcaaacacaataattatttatatctatcaaatattatcaaatataataattatttatacccagtaatttttaaagtaatttatcttcgaagtaatctttttattttaataataaaatattaccgaaATCAAACACCTCTaagaatttaaaccaaaattgtttgttggtgttttatgaaattttctatCCGAATGATATCCCTTGATAAGCATCACTTTAAGGAAATTTACTTGAGCAATTGCGATCAATGACTAATTGTAGTATCAATAATAGAAGAACATCCTCTATATGCCATGCATTAGGAACACAGAAAGACCGTTTATCCCGTAACATTGAGACGATTTTTGTTTAATAGTAAATCTGTTTAAAATCTTCGTAGAGAATTTTTCTATTCTCCTACGTAACACAAACAAAAGCTATCTCATATTTCTCAACAAGAATAATTtagttattataaatattatattttaatttaattaagaggGACATTCTAATATTCCTATCTGAATATAATTTTTCCACGTAactcttataaatataataactatatcatagattaagatttttttattattaatttaaattatgttaaaaattatatatcgtttttatttttctttaggccaaacgactatttcccacccaaggtttagcgttttctcaaatgtcccccctttaactatggaaacaccaaacacccacccatgaccggttagatttaacaaaaccttaacggtgataaatttaatctcattttcccccctaaaagtttaaaaactaacattttttccctaagctaactttgaaaagattgcatttccccctctagggtttatttccaaacctttccaatttccaaacccttctccgtcgctttctccggcgccatcaccggctgtcttcccctcccaacggcttctcttccaccgacaacccctctcaactcgacctcaacgCATCCGATGCAGAAagaagtcatctgggaagagaaatcgtctgggaagacgattgtcttcccagatgaagacgactcgtcatcccagaggacgacgagttgTCTCGTCTTAGTCTGGGAagacgtcttcccagacgatgacgACGACTAgtaagacgaagaacttcgtcttccacagcttctccgactccgattggaagtctaaatgggaggaaagagatcttcggaaggtgaggatgcttccggagggagaaatcgtcggcaatggagctgaAGACCGTCGacaatgcttcgggagggtgaaactatgattttttaaaacttaggctggagagaaattttagtttttaaagtttaggggggtaaaatatattttattttattttatttttaatattctaaagaaaatgacgattttacccttatcaccgttaaagttctgttaaatctaaccaatCATAAGTGAATGTTtgatatttctatagttaaagggtgaaaacttgtcattacagcataccttaaGTGGAAAATAAGCGTTTGGCCTTTTCTTTACTCCATATTACGTGATAATAGACATGTCTTATTGTATCCTTATTCTGACCTACAAAATCTTTAAATTGGATAATTCAATCGGTGAAGCAAAAATCTAATCAACGGTCGAAAATCTAGCGATCAAACAGGAATGTCACATCACATTAATCGTAGAGACAAGTTGGCTTCAGAGTCACTTGTCATTATACTTAACAACCGTCAGTCTTGATAAATCACGTGCATGCTTGAAACTGTTGCTGGTTTGTAATACGTAACATCAAGATTCAAAACAAAATCTCAACAGCCACCGATTCAAATTGAAGTTAACTGATAAGATCACGAGAGTTTAACACTGAggtgttatataaatttatatataaaaattgagataatattttataattagatggtataattattttttaatttaaaaattaattaatcaatatgaaatataaattatatattgtattatgtatcaaaagtttAGTTTTATATATCGTATATCAAGTATCTTAATATATTCTATaacttttaagaaataaaataattaaaaaataaaattgatatgttatcattttgaaaaatatcgtaaatacttttaaaaatttaaaatttcttatatgtaCTTCTACTAAAtcgtcattttttttaaaagcataTCAATTCATGTCagtaattatatcatattgttcgatatatttattgtatcgtattaattacgATAAACTTCatgatatatgttatttttcatttgtatcgtatcgtatcgtAGGACAAGTATtgtgtatcataagatactTTTAACTATGACAATCAAATATTACCACatcagtttatataaataagtttataaaatttgttcatatatgtaatatttCTCATCAACAATTACtttaaagtaatattacatatacaaacttatttattcaatataatatgGTTACATCTGACTGGATAATTTTGaagtgagagaaaaagtaaataatcatatcatccAATTATAAACtatcactttaatttatatgaataaatttgtataatttgttcgTTTATACtgtttaattcattattttttgtttgacaAGGGAATAATATATGTAAGAAATTCAAACATTGAATGGTAGATATTCACAACATGCAGCTTATAAAAGGACCACAAACAGAATTTACGAACATCAATTGAGCATATTAGCCAACCGAGCACCTCTGCCAGTGTCATTTTGTTAACCTGCAACAACAAATCTTCATAACCAAAAAAGGCCAATGGAGGTAGAGAGAGTGCAAGCTTTAGCCTATTCCGGGTTGGATGAGCTGCCGGCTCAGTTCATCCGGCCGCCCCACGAGCGTCCCGAGAACAGTAAAGCCATTTCGGAGGTGAAAGTGCCAGTGATATCCCTATCACAGCCCCGCCATGTCGCTGTAGAGGAGATCTACAATGCATGCAGCGAATGGGGTTTCTTCTTAATCACCGACCATGGGATACCATCGGCTTTGATCCAACGGCTACAGAAGGTCGGCCAAGAATTCTTTCGCCTCCCACAAGATGAGAAAGAAGCCTATGCAAATGATCCAGCTGCTGGCAAGTTTGAAGGGTATGGcacaaaaatgacaaagaatTTGGAGGACAAGGTTGAATGGGTggattattttttccatttaatgGCACCCAAAGCTAAGGTCAACTATGATATATGGCCCAAACATCCCCCTTCCTACAGGTAACGTCAAGTTTCATTGTGCTATTTTGAACACAAATAATAGGTACGagcttatatataaaattataaatactaatttatcactatgtatttgatttttattttaattccaatttaaaaatatttatacataaattaatatttattatttatacatataattttattgataataaaggTGGCCTGAGATTTTGGCTTTCGAGTCACcggaaaataatattaaaaaaaaactatatgtaaAATTCACAATAATACATTAATCTAACACATCaactattaattatatatataacacaagaaaaacataaattagatttcatatatcatatataatttcagaaaacattgaaaaccttttttattttggttgattcaaattttattattacagacatttttaacatattacaAAACAagtatatggaaaaaaaaaaatgaattttagtatttaaaataaaattagaaagagagacaataaatgaaaataattattaatgtttaattattaaagtaatattatatatacttattttaaagatataaataaatatatatttatgtatgttataatgtgattaaatattattttattgtcaatttaaaatgatttaattacataaaaaatataaattaaatataaatttatttatgtgaaaataagtatatataattttattataataattagagttttcaaataatttttgacATTTGCATTTTAGTCATTATCATCTTGTTCTTATTATCGGCAGCTCACAAATGGAAAATTAATTTCCCCAAGTCGGATGTAACTTGATTGGCTAGATGTAAACCTGACATCCTTGGAAAATAAATTTGTGGTTAATAGAGGTGCTCAAAATTCTGtggaaactaaattaaattaatttttgaattaaaaaataaattatttaaaaaatggtttaaaaatataaaaatttgatttttaatttaattattgatttatttaatttttaaaactcattaattgaatcaaattgatttttaaaaagttaaataaaattaaataaaatattaaatatattttaaaaaattagaaaatataataaaatataattatttttttaaattcaattcaaaatctgatgaattgaaaatttagtttgattaattgatttttttaatttggttcaaaattaattaatctgtAAATCGGATCAATTTCAATTCactattttttctaaatcaaaaattcgattcgattcaaaAAATTGGTAAACTTGCTTTGAACACTCCTAGATGTTCCCACtttcaataaaacaacaaatccttgttcttttaaatttaaaaagtttaatttattcacTTATTACCTATTtcttttacacaaaaaaaatgaaaaggtcAATTTAacacaaacttaaaaaacatataaaaaatatttaaaatattaatattttaatccgcaatatttacatatttattctttttcatttttttattattgtctatttttgttgttcttgtctcatttatttatttttaataaatatcaatattttttcttcgtCTTTTTTCTCTCACTCATTTTTTTTAGTATCTAATAttccctctttttctttttctcattttcttttaataaatgttaataCATCTCTTcgttttttttatgtttattattttaataaaggtcaagctatttctttcttttttctctcactcAATTTCCCATTatcatttcttctttcttcttcttctcttgttagtttctttttaatgaatgttaatttatctctttttctcctttttttcacTCATTTCTTTCGTATAAATGTCAATCTATCTCTTCCCTCTTCTTTctcatgtttatatattttttattcaagtaaaaataaatttaaagttactAGAAGattttattaagaaattgaaaaatagaaaagtgaTGGTGAAAATGATGAAAGAAAAATGGTTGGTGGTGAAAATCACTAGAAGAGAAAGATGGTCATCAATGGTGTTGTTGGTAAAGAtagtgaaaagagaaaaatgataattgacGATTGATAATAAAGataacaaaaagagaaagacaaTGGATGATGTTAGTGTTATTGGTGGAGATGAAGAGCATAGAAAGAGAATAGTCAGTAGTTGGTGGTGAAAATAATGgaaagaaaaaatggaaatgCAATGATGGTATTACTAGTGAAGATAAGAGTAAAAAAGATGATAACTAATAGTTTGTGGTGAATGATAGAAGATGACAAGTGGAGaagggataaaaaataaaaaataaattataagtataattattggatgataaatttgataaattaaatattattagagatagattggttaattaaatttttatttttaataggggtatttttataactttagttaaattaaagatatattgataattaaattttgtattaaatggTGAGATAATTTTAACCATCATATTAacaaagtataaaataataatttatattaaaatcaaacaaaatttattaataaaagtatatGATAGGTGAAAAATtagacttttcaaatttaaagggcAGAAATGTTAGTTCACCAAACCTTAAGTGCGAACAGGATCATTTAGCCTCGTCTAGTTTGACATAGGTTGTCTTCATCTTAGGAAACAGGCCCCTTGGCTAAGTCTGGGTCAGTTTTTGTAATGTTGGGTCCAGACTAGGATTGGTTTATAGGTTtagactttttctttttttgtttaatttttttatatttacatttagTTTCCTTAACATATATTTCTTACTGTtaccttttttatatatattttttaaatataaaaataaatatatgtatgatatataattatataattttaaattaaatataaaataataattaatcatataatgatatataatatatatatctatttatatatttaaaaatatgtatatataatattactcatttcgTATGCAACAGATTTCATTAAACCTCCCCAGTGTAAAATTCCCGTACTtatcctatatatatattttaaaaataatttgggaGAGATCAAGCCCTAAATGGGCCCTAGGACCAAGCCGTGAGATCGAGTCCTGGATCCTTTACCGGCACGGCTCAGACTGGACGGCACACTCAACGGGCCGGTCCGAGCCCATTTTCCCACCTTCAGTTGGCCGAGTTTAAGTAAACAGACTTTCGTTAATTGTATCATGTTTTAACAGCCATAATGATTTCTGTTTGGTACTTGTGACGCAGTGAAGTGACAAAAGAGTACGGCAAGGAAATGTTAAGGGTGACATACGAACTCCTGGAGCTGCTTTCAGAAGGGCTAGGCTTGGAAGGGAAGGTTTTGAAATCCCATTTGGGAGGAGAAGAGATTGAactagaaatgaaaataaatatgtatcCCCCTTGCCCACAGCCTCAACTGGCCCTCGGAGTTGAGCCTCACACTGACATGTCTGCACTCACCATACTCGTCCCTAATGATGTTCCAGGCCTGCATGTTTGGAAAGATGAGAACTGGGTTGCTGTCGATTACCTGCCGAATGCACTCTTTGTCCATGTTGGTGATCAAATTGaggtgaataaataaatatattctcTGCTGAATAAAATGTTGATATATAGGGTAGACACAAACCGAACCGAGTCTGAAAATCTTTTGATTTAAGTTtagctcaaataaaaaatgatttgactcAAGTTCGTCGAACTAAAGTGAATggtagtttgagtttgacttgaattaaaaatgattcagtttgttttagtttaaattgattattcGAATTTGTAGTttagtttggctcaaatttagAGTTCAAATTGATGGTCAAATTTGTGATTCATTGACAAGACAATgtttttacccaaaaaataagcaaatttGAATCATCAAATTGAACTATATATTTGAAATGAATCGAACCACGAAAACCCCAAATCGAATAACCAATTTGAACCAAACCgagtcacaaattcaaaataaaccaaaccatgaatttaaaccatcattttgagttataaattcaagttaaacttagTTAAATACCTTATAACTTAAGTTCAaatcagtttaaaaaataaattgaatctttcaattcgaatttaacttaaattttaattaaacaaatttaaattgagtcaaaccGAGCCAAACTGACTCAATTTGGATGCAGCCCTATTGATATAGATAAAACACCCAAATAAATGTTATGGTTTCAGGTATTGAGCAATGGGAAATTCAAGAGTGTTCTTCATAGGAGTATTGTGAACAAAGAGCTTATGCGGATGTCATGGGCAGTATTTGTTGCTCCGCCGCATGAAGCACTGATCGGACCCATTTCGGAGCTCGTGAATGATCAGAATCCACCAAAGTACTCAACCAAAACCTTTGCTGAATATCGATACCGCAAGTTTAACAAGCTCCCTCAGTAATAtcaatttctatttatattgaataaattggttgaatgttgtttttcaaGTGTAATCAAGTATGTTGTGTTCGATCTTCGATTCTGCTGCCAATGGCTTAAGTGAGGGCTCCAATATATTGTCagtcttcttttgttttgtgttttaaaaataaagatattacaCTGTAGTGACTAGAGTTTTATCTCGAATTCAATACTTTTTAGGGCTTAATTTTACGGTACGAGAGAGAAAATATTGTTATACTTTTTTaacttcatttcatatttgtctTTCCATCTTTGAGATTTTTCACCTCTTGTGATTTTTCCCCAATTTGGggattttcaatcaaatattttatttgctacttatatttagttttttttttttttaatcccattattgtttatgttagtTTCATAACATATCGAAATTAAGGTGAGATTTGCTTTTTATCATAACAACTCCAATATGCGAGAGTAAgatataaactatttttatgTAGATTGATGCAGACGATGCTTTATAAAAGTTTGAGATGATATTATTATCTTagtcaatgaaaaaaattttttttgatgaattaacgattttttatcttttaaatttaaaaaagttatattgtcatttgtttattcaattagttaataaaaaatattaatgaaacaaaaatataaatttatagataatcctatatatattatcatttacaaaatttaaattaaaaaaagttaatcgATAAGTGAGGATGGAAACAACCATGGGTGATAGTGGTAAAAATGCCTATGGATTCCAAGTGAACCAAGCCACTCTATGTTGTACCCATTGAAATCATTGGTGTTGTACCAATTACTGACTTGAAACAACAAATTATATGAACAGTGATTGGACACTCTAACGGAAACATTTCTTTAAGAAAGCCATGacctatcaatttttttttttctcaagtatctataatttaaaatggccaaacgactatttcccatccaaggtttgatgttttctcaagttttcactttttaataatagaaacaccaaatatctaccatgatcggttagatttaacaagaTTCTAACGgtagtaaggataaaatcatcatttttgctataatattaaaaataaactaaaatagaatcttaTTTTGTCCtgccaaactttaaaaactaaaatttttccccagcctaagttttaaaaaatggcagtttcaccctagggtttggttttgaaatcttcgacgacgGTTCCGACTCCAttgtcgacgacctctccctcccgaagcagcctctccttccgacgaatgttttcctcccatttggaggctcgatcggcttcgtcttcccagacgaagacgacgacttcgtcttcgtctcccaaggcgtctccgacgtcgatcaagcctccaaatgggaggaaagcattcatCGGAAGGACAGACTGCTTCGAGagagagaggtcgtcggcaatagAGCCGAAACggtcgtcagagatttcaaaaccaaaccctagggtgaaactgtcattttttaaaacttaggctgaaggaaaattttagtttttaaagtttaagggggtaaaaatagataaaatttttaggagttagagttttgttaaatctaaccggtcatgggtgggtatttgatatttccatagttaaaggagggacatttaagaaaacatcaaaccttgggtggaaaatagttgtttggccatttaaaatcaataacccttttattaaatcaaaatcacgTAATCACCTTAACTTTATATGAATAggaatgataaataaatttgaatttaaagcaCTTAATGtaacttataaaaatatagCTAAACTCTATTTTTTATCGATACTTTGTTACaattcataaaaatatcaataagataattaaaaacataaactcTAAAATAACGAGTCAAACTATGCtataaacttttttcttttactattttaaatatattttatcagtGATCgaacttataaccattaacacCAAATAAGTGGTGATTTCATaaatataactcaaatttaaactaaaatttttttaatattttactatttttattaacttgAAACTAATTCATTCTTAAACTATAACAACCTTGAACTTATTTAAAAACTGGTAAAAAATTAGAAGTAGGTTAAAATATAGTAACATTTATCGACAGATGCTCTTTACAAGGTAGAAGCAACTCTACCTAaccaattcaataaaattaaagtatacTACGATAAATAAGACATATGCTGCACAAGCAATCTTTCTGTGACATAACAAATTGCCTAGATAATGTTAAAGGACAATATGCTAAAATAAGCAAGGATTAATCTGTAACTAACGAAAGAGGAAagctatatatacatatttttaaatatataattgagtatataaataattatcatcatACAATTaggtatattttattttttattttaaatcactcaattatattataatatatcatctgtatatctaattatatacatatagttttattactaacaaaaaGTGCTTCGTTTTCATTGTCCTGAAATTTTTGATGGGAGATTTCTTTGGAACCCAGTTGCCCATCCTTCCATACATTCACATGCTTCCCATATCTTGCTCTCTTTTTTCCAGTCCCATACCTCCTTTGGTTGACTCCCCTCCTCCTTGCTTCAGTTTACTGACTTCTCTAAGTTCCTTGgaacaaaaaattatgaatatttaggAGAAATAATAGAGAATCAGGACTTGCGATTTGtgaattatgaaaattgatGTGAAATAAAGGAAGTATAATCTTTCTAATGGTTTATCTAGAGAATATTATGACTGGAAGAACTGTTACAACTAGAATGTCACATACAAGGAAAAAACTTTTACCTTCCGAGCGAATTGCAAAAAGTACACTAGCTGATCTGCATATTGTAGCAGATCATCGCATCGAGGAAGAGGTTGTTTCAATTCCAAAAGTGCTCTATCAACATTGATAAAGCCTAGTTCCACCATCCTCTTCAAAACCCTAGCCTGGAAGGTCTTCCCTCTGTAAAACGGGGGAAGTTGCTCAATttggttttatatttaaatttctcaaattaaCTAATGAATACCAGACTTAGAGGTTAA
This sequence is a window from Mangifera indica cultivar Alphonso unplaced genomic scaffold, CATAS_Mindica_2.1 Un_0024, whole genome shotgun sequence. Protein-coding genes within it:
- the LOC123206097 gene encoding flavonol synthase/flavanone 3-hydroxylase-like, with protein sequence MEVERVQALAYSGLDELPAQFIRPPHERPENSKAISEVKVPVISLSQPRHVAVEEIYNACSEWGFFLITDHGIPSALIQRLQKVGQEFFRLPQDEKEAYANDPAAGKFEGYGTKMTKNLEDKVEWVDYFFHLMAPKAKVNYDIWPKHPPSYSEVTKEYGKEMLRVTYELLELLSEGLGLEGKVLKSHLGGEEIELEMKINMYPPCPQPQLALGVEPHTDMSALTILVPNDVPGLHVWKDENWVAVDYLPNALFVHVGDQIEVLSNGKFKSVLHRSIVNKELMRMSWAVFVAPPHEALIGPISELVNDQNPPKYSTKTFAEYRYRKFNKLPQ